CCGAAGGCGTAGCCGGCGAGGCTGCCGACCACCAGGACGATGATCGTCGAGGCGGTCGCGATGACGAAGCTGTTGAACATGTACCAGTGAAACGGCAGCACCTGAAAGACCTCGATGAACGCGCCGGGGTTGAAGCCGTTCGGCGTGAGGATGATGTCCTGCTGTCGGCCTTCCGGCGTAAGCGCGACCATGAGCAGCCAGTAGAACGGGAACAGCGTCGTCAGCAGGAAGAAGATCGTCGCGGTGTAGAACATCGCGCGGTAGGTCCGCTCGGGGTTTTTGATCGCGTTTGCTGCCCAGCGCTCGATGGGGCCGCGGTCGAGTTCAACGTCCTCGTCGTCTTCGAATACTGCGCCGTGGTCGGCCTGTCCGCCGGGCTGGCCGCCATCAGCTAGCCGCTGTGCGTGTTTCCAGTGTTCGGGAACGTCATCCTGTCGGTCGTCACTATCGGTGCTGTCGTCGACTGTGTCATCGGGTTCCATGGTGTCGTCGGTCATCAGTAGAGCCCTCCCTCGGTGTCACGGAAGAAGAACACGTACACCGAGATGATCAGGCCGATCACGAGTGCAGTCATGAACGCAACTGCCGCCGCGGTGGCGTAGATTCGGGTCCCGCCGAACATCGCCTCGACGACGAGACAGGTTAGCGACGGGACGGTCGTACAGCCCGCGGTCGATTCGATCAGCCCGTAGACGCGCATTGCGTCCATCGTGCGGAACAACATTGCGACGAGCAAGGCTGGCATCACCAGCGGCAGCGTGATCGTTTTGAATCGCTGCCACGGCGACGCGCCCGCAACGCGTGCGACATCGTACAGGCTGCGGTCGACGCTCTGGAGGCCCGCCAGAATCAGGAGCGCCATGAACGCCGCTGACTTCCAGATATCCGCGACGAGGATGATGATGAACGAGTCCTGGCTGTCCGCGAGCGGATCGGCACCGAAAATGCCGAGCCACTGCATCAGGTCGCTCCCGAAGCCGACCGTCGGCTGGAACAACAGGAAGAAGATCATCCCCTGAATCACGATTGGCACCGCCCACGGGAGGATAATCGCAACCCGCACCCAGCGCCGCCCGCGAAAGTCCTGATCCAGCACGTACGCCTGCCCGAAGCCGATCACCGTCTCGAGGATGACACTGATCACGGCAAAGCCGAGCGTGACGAACAGCGCCTGCTGGAGCAACGGCACGCCAAACTCGAGGAAGGGAAACGACGTCGACAGCGTCACGTCCATGAACTGCCGGGCAAGGCGGGCGTTCCCGGTGAGGATGTCGACGTAGTTTTCGACGCCGACGAAGCCGCCGAGTGGCTCGAGGCCGCGGGTGCGGTCCTCGCGCAGGGACATGACGAACGTCATCACCAGCGGGTAGAACGCAATCAGCGCGAGCAGGGCGAACGCGGGGATCAAGAGCAGGTAGGCGTAGGCGGCCTCGCTCAGATTTTCCATCCAGTTGATGACGGCGTTGCCGCTGCGCCCGCGTTCGGTTTCGCTGTCGCCGCCGATCAGAATCCCCTCGTCACTGTCGGTTCCGCCGCTCTCAGATTCAGTTGCCATTCTGACCCTCCACGTCGACCTCGCTTCGCTCGAGGCGGTCGCTCAGGTCGCCGAGTGCCGCCTCGGGTGTCTTTGCGCCGCGGTAGGCGGCGTTAATTTCTTGGGCGATGACCGACGCCTGTTCGGGCCAGATGTCGGTGACTGGGCGCGGAATCGCGTTGTCCGCAGCCTGCTGGATCTGTTCGCCGTAGCGCGCGACGGGGCCGACCTCGTCCGGGTCAGCGTCTGCGACCAGTTCGACTTCCGGCGGGATGTACCCCAGTAACTCGAAAATCGTCAGCATGACCTCTTCTTGGGTGAACGCCTCGAGGACCTCGACGGCCATCTCGGTTCGGTCGGTGTTGGGGTTGAGCGTGAGGTGCCAGCCGCCGAGTGCGTTGGCCGAACCGCCGGTGCCCTCGAACTCGGCCTCCTCAGGCGAGATCGCATACGGCATCGCCATGACGCCTAAGTCCTCGCCGAACTCGTCTTCAGCGCCAAGATCCATGATCGAGAACGGCCAGTTGCGGTGCATGACGGACTCGCCGGAGGCAAACGGGCCGAGTGACTCCTCTTCGGTCCACTGGACGATTGTCGACGGCGCGATCTGGGGGTAGCCGTCGAGGGTATCCGACGCGTCATCGCCGAAGATAAACGAGCGCATCATCCGAACCGACTCGAGAACGGGTTCGGAGTCGACAGTGATCGGCCGGTCGCCGGCCTCGAAGAGGGTCTCGGTGCCGCCGAAGTACGCGCCGCCCCAGGTCGTCATCACCTCATTGAACGTACAGCAGGCGAGCCCTTCGTAGGCGGCCGCCTGCGTCGTAAAGCCGTACTCGATGCCGGCCTCGTCACGGGCGTCGGCTGCGGCCTCGGCGAACTCCTGCCAGGTGGGCGGGTCGGTATCCCACTCACTCGTGTCGTAGCCGGCATCTTCGACCAAATCGCGTCGATACTGCATCAAGCCGAAGTCCGGAAAGAGCGGGATCGCGTGCAGGTCGCCGGTTACTGGATGGCGCGCCGTCTCGAGTGAGGCCTCGAGATAGTCGTTTTCGACGCGCGAGAGGACGTCGTCGGGGAGGACCTCGGTCATGCTGGTCGTCTGCTCGCGCAGGATAAACGGGAGCGTCCAGCCGCTGTCCATCATGAAGATATCGGGCGGGGAGCGCCCGGCCTGGAGCGTCGACTGGTAGTTTTGCATGCGCTGGTCGGTGTCATCGACGCTGGCCTGAACATCGACGGTGATCGACTCGTCGAGGCCAGCATCCCAGAGCGCCTCCTGAATGGACGTCTCGGCGTCTTCACCGTCCATAGCGCCCTCGAAGTCGGTATCGCCGCTCATCACAATCGTATTCTCATCGCGTGCGCCACCGAGACAGCCAGCGAGTCCAACGCTGCCGAGTACTGCCGAGGTCGACGCCGCCGTGAGGTACTGGCGACGGGACCAGTCTCCGACACTGGCCCGAGCAGACACAACACGCCCTCGTCCCTGCCTATCATGGCCCATCCTTCGTCTTTCAACGCGATTGAGTGACTTTAATCGTGGCCCTGATTATACGCAATTAATCGAGACAGTCGGACAGCTGTGGCTGTCTAAGCTACTATTATCCGTTTTCCGTGGCTCAGCGCTGGCGTGTAATGTAGTCCTTCTGCTCTTTGCGTGTCACTCGAAGCGAGAGAATCGTGTTGTTCGTGTCCTCCTCACCAGTCGAACTCGAGGGTCCAACCCGTTGTCCGGAGAATTAGTCGTCAATCACCGGCGGTTCGTGGCGGCCGATGTGAATCTCGTGAGCTTCGATATCCTCGAGTGCGGCCACGCGGCCGCCGATGGTCAGTTCTTCGCCAGACTCGGTCTCGAGGGTGAGTGCAGCAACCTCTTCGCTGACTTCGAAGGAAACGTCCATCACGCGCCCGCGCACGATGCGCGAACCGCCGACTTCGACGTCGCGGCCATCGATGGTCGCGTAGAACTCGCCGCCGTCGTCGATGATGTCTTTGACACAGCGTCGGATCGTCGCATACTTGCGGGGGTAGCCACGGTTCGAGCCGTCCTCACAGAGCGTTTCCTCTGCGGTGGTCCAAAGGACAGTGCCGAAGAAGCCGGAGACGAGAAAACCAAGCGCCGAGCGGTTGAAGATGACGCCGTAGCGGTCCTGATCGTCGCGAAGTGCGTCCTGGGTCGCGTAAATCGAGTAGTTTCCGTCAGCGACGGCGACGACCGGCGTCGTGATCCCGCGACGCGCTCGAGCGGTCGTCGCGACTGAGAGGTAGTTGAACTCCTCCGACGACGGTGCTTCCGAAGCTGGCGTGACGATGAGGTCGATACTGACGCCGTCGTCGACCGCGACAGCAAGTTCGTCTTCGAATCGAACGAGGAGGTCAGGCGTCAGCGAGAGCGAGAGTTCGTACTCCGCCTCGGTGATGACCTCCTCGAGATAGCGCAGAATTGTCGAGCGGGATTTGACCAGCGAGACGGCTTCTGTTTCGCGAGCGGGTGCCGTGTAGCGGGCCTCGAGTTCGTCGATCATCTGCTCGAGAGAACTCTGGACGTCGTTGAACGCATCGCCGGGATCGAGCGCGACGACTTTCATCGGGCGGGATTCACGGAGTTCGACGAGGCCACGATCACTGAGACTGCGGACGGTATCGTAGACACGCGGTTGTGGAATCTCGGTTCGGTCCGCGATTTCACTCGCCGTCAGTTGTCCCTGCTCGAGGACGGTGAGGTAGGCGTCGATCTCGTATTCGCCGAGGTTAAACCGGTCGCCGACGCGTTCGACCGTTGTTCGAAGCTCATCAGATGCCATATCCCCCGTGAGGAACGCGATGGATAAATGATTTATTATGTACTGAGTAGCACCTCTTTTTACAATCGGGTTGTCCCGGGAAGTGGCGGGGTGGTCGTTCAGAACCCTTAACCACCATGGCACAGAGTATGTCTGCATGCGCGCGGCCGTACAGGACGAAGACGAGCCAGTCGGTAATGGGGGCGAAGGGCCCTCAGGTGAGGAGATTGATGGCCTCATCGAAGCTGTGGGTGACATCCTCCCGGGATCGGAGTTTATCGCCCAGTTAGCCGTCGCCGCTATTGTCCTCGTTATTGGGTGGTATCTCTCGAATCTCGTGGTTCGACTGGTCGGTCGCACGGTCGCACGGCGGATCGAACGCCCAAGCGTCACGCGAACAGTGCTGCGCGGCGTCAAAATATCCGTTCTCATCCTGACACTCGTCACCGTTGCCGCCGTCTTTGGCCTCAGTGGCACCGAAATC
The Natronolimnobius baerhuensis DNA segment above includes these coding regions:
- a CDS encoding carbohydrate ABC transporter permease codes for the protein MATESESGGTDSDEGILIGGDSETERGRSGNAVINWMENLSEAAYAYLLLIPAFALLALIAFYPLVMTFVMSLREDRTRGLEPLGGFVGVENYVDILTGNARLARQFMDVTLSTSFPFLEFGVPLLQQALFVTLGFAVISVILETVIGFGQAYVLDQDFRGRRWVRVAIILPWAVPIVIQGMIFFLLFQPTVGFGSDLMQWLGIFGADPLADSQDSFIIILVADIWKSAAFMALLILAGLQSVDRSLYDVARVAGASPWQRFKTITLPLVMPALLVAMLFRTMDAMRVYGLIESTAGCTTVPSLTCLVVEAMFGGTRIYATAAAVAFMTALVIGLIISVYVFFFRDTEGGLY
- a CDS encoding extracellular solute-binding protein, with product MGHDRQGRGRVVSARASVGDWSRRQYLTAASTSAVLGSVGLAGCLGGARDENTIVMSGDTDFEGAMDGEDAETSIQEALWDAGLDESITVDVQASVDDTDQRMQNYQSTLQAGRSPPDIFMMDSGWTLPFILREQTTSMTEVLPDDVLSRVENDYLEASLETARHPVTGDLHAIPLFPDFGLMQYRRDLVEDAGYDTSEWDTDPPTWQEFAEAAADARDEAGIEYGFTTQAAAYEGLACCTFNEVMTTWGGAYFGGTETLFEAGDRPITVDSEPVLESVRMMRSFIFGDDASDTLDGYPQIAPSTIVQWTEEESLGPFASGESVMHRNWPFSIMDLGAEDEFGEDLGVMAMPYAISPEEAEFEGTGGSANALGGWHLTLNPNTDRTEMAVEVLEAFTQEEVMLTIFELLGYIPPEVELVADADPDEVGPVARYGEQIQQAADNAIPRPVTDIWPEQASVIAQEINAAYRGAKTPEAALGDLSDRLERSEVDVEGQNGN
- the trmB gene encoding HTH-type sugar sensing transcriptional regulator TrmB, which produces MASDELRTTVERVGDRFNLGEYEIDAYLTVLEQGQLTASEIADRTEIPQPRVYDTVRSLSDRGLVELRESRPMKVVALDPGDAFNDVQSSLEQMIDELEARYTAPARETEAVSLVKSRSTILRYLEEVITEAEYELSLSLTPDLLVRFEDELAVAVDDGVSIDLIVTPASEAPSSEEFNYLSVATTARARRGITTPVVAVADGNYSIYATQDALRDDQDRYGVIFNRSALGFLVSGFFGTVLWTTAEETLCEDGSNRGYPRKYATIRRCVKDIIDDGGEFYATIDGRDVEVGGSRIVRGRVMDVSFEVSEEVAALTLETESGEELTIGGRVAALEDIEAHEIHIGRHEPPVIDD